In Mesoplodon densirostris isolate mMesDen1 chromosome 5, mMesDen1 primary haplotype, whole genome shotgun sequence, a single window of DNA contains:
- the ACKR4 gene encoding atypical chemokine receptor 4, whose protein sequence is MALEHNQSTDYYYEENEMNDTHDYSQYEVICIKEEVRKFAEVFLPAFFTIAFIIGLAGNSIIVVIYAHYKKRRTKTDVYILNLAVADLLLLFTLPFWAVNAVHGWVLGKIMCKVTSALYTVNFVSGMQFLACISIDRYWAVTKAPSQLGVQKQCRLICFCVWMVAILLSIPQLVFYTVNHKARCIPIFPYHLGTSMKASIQMLEICVGFVIPFLIMAVCYFITAKTIIKMPNITKSRPLKVLLTVVIVFLVTQLPYNIVKFCQAIDIIYSLITNCDMSKRMDVAIQITESIALFHSCLNPVLYVFMGNSFKNYIMKVAKKYGSWRRQRQNVEEIPFDSEDATEPTSTFSI, encoded by the coding sequence ATGGCTTTGGAACACAACCAGTCAACAGATTACTATtatgaggaaaatgaaatgaatgacaCTCATGACTATAGTCAGTATGAAGTGATCTGTATAAAAGAAGAGGTCAGAAAATTTGCAGAAGTTTTCCTGCCTGCCTTCTTCACAATAGCTTTCATCATTGGACTTGCAGGCAATTCCATAATAGTGGTGATTTATGCCCATTACAAAAAGCGGCGAACCAAAACAGATGTGTACATCCTGAATTTGGCAGTGGCAGACTTACTCCTTCTATTCACTCTGCCATTTTGGGCAGTTAATGCAGTTCATGGGTGGGTTTTAGGGAAAATCATGTGCAAAGTCACTTCAGCCTTGTACACTGTCAACTTTGTCTCTGGAATGCAGTTTCTGGCTTGTATCAGCATAGACAGATATTGGGCAGTAACGAAAGCCCCCAGTCAATTGGGAGTGCAAAAACAATGCCGGCTCATCTGTTTCTGTGTCTGGATGGTTGCCATCTTGCTGAGTATACCTCAGCTGGTTTTTTATACAGTAAATCACAAGGCTAGGTGCATTCCCATCTTTCCATACCACCTAGGAACATCAATGAAAGCATCAATTCAAATGCTGGAAATCTGCGTTGGATTTGTAATACCCTTTCTTATTATGGCAGTGTGCTACTTCATAACGGCAAAGACAATCATCAAGATGCCAAACATTACAAAATCTCGGCCCCTCAAAGTTCTGCTCACAGTGGTCATAGTTTTCCTTGTCACTCAGCTGCCTTATAACATTGTCAAGTTCTGCCAAGCCATAGATATCATCTACTCCCTGATCACCAACTGCGACATGAGCAAACGTATGGATGTTGCCATCCAAATCACAGAGAGCATTGCACTCTTTCACAGCTGCCTCAACCCGGTCCTGTATGTTTTTATGGGAAACTCTTTTAAAAACTACATCATGAAAGTTGCCAAGAAATATGGGTCCTGgagaagacaaagacaaaatgTGGAGGAGATTCCTTTCGATTCTGAAGATGCTACAGAGCCAACCAGTACTTTCagcatttaa